From one Tindallia californiensis genomic stretch:
- a CDS encoding ASKHA domain-containing protein encodes MQEILIQNLNRRIKMDPQKNLMTQLIEHHIFIDHPCNGKGTCRKCRVRLIKGDVTDLTETEKQHLSSRELTEGIRLACLIYPLSEITVETLGKESTCQVLTQGALPEFEFNPSIEKKKIQVQRPSLENQMSMEESLLKAAKAQSLDWELLQQVPSYQEIQTIVCRHGHCYQLEKGDTADQLYGIAVDIGTTTMAVSLVNIRTGAEVGVTSMINPQHRYGSDVLTRITYQIENPKTAVEEMQKTLVEKLEESIINLCQTLHINPAYLYEMTVAANTTMLHTLLGIKAESIGISPYAPAFTMSKELKAAAIGFQKLPAMNIYCLPSVSAYIGADIVAGVFSCQLQKRKETTLLIDIGTNGEMVLSHEGKLSACSCAAGPALEGMNISSGMRAAKGAIEDIEIDSSGIKLKVIENAEPVGLCGSGILAATKELLRSGMVKKNGAFIKKTELEEEHPLYHRLQVNGKKREFLIADGNQPIYITQSDIRQVQLAKGALLSGFYALLDQAGITMDQLDEIIVAGQFGAHLSADHLVKTGILPRETKHKISYGGNTSKTGAYMALMAVDTRKAMEKLAQEIQYKELSTHPNYEKLFRDSLEFPKLED; translated from the coding sequence ATGCAAGAAATTTTAATTCAAAATCTCAATAGACGTATTAAAATGGATCCTCAAAAAAATCTCATGACACAGCTAATAGAACATCATATCTTTATCGATCATCCCTGCAATGGGAAAGGAACCTGCAGAAAGTGTCGAGTCCGACTGATAAAAGGTGACGTGACGGATTTAACGGAAACAGAAAAGCAGCATTTGTCCTCCAGAGAATTGACAGAAGGCATACGCCTAGCCTGTTTAATCTATCCTTTGTCGGAAATTACGGTAGAAACCTTAGGGAAAGAATCGACTTGTCAGGTGTTAACCCAAGGAGCATTACCAGAATTTGAATTTAATCCGTCAATAGAAAAAAAGAAAATACAGGTGCAACGACCAAGCTTAGAGAATCAAATGTCTATGGAAGAGAGCTTACTGAAGGCAGCAAAGGCACAAAGCCTTGACTGGGAGCTATTACAACAAGTGCCTTCTTATCAGGAAATACAAACCATCGTATGCCGCCATGGCCATTGCTACCAGTTGGAAAAAGGCGATACAGCGGACCAACTTTATGGTATTGCCGTGGATATAGGAACAACAACGATGGCGGTTTCCCTAGTGAATATCAGAACTGGTGCAGAGGTGGGTGTTACTTCTATGATCAATCCTCAGCATCGCTATGGTTCTGATGTGTTAACACGAATTACCTATCAAATTGAAAACCCGAAAACAGCCGTAGAGGAAATGCAAAAAACCCTTGTAGAAAAGCTGGAGGAATCCATTATCAATCTTTGTCAAACACTTCACATCAATCCAGCTTACCTATATGAAATGACCGTGGCGGCGAATACCACTATGCTACATACATTGCTGGGAATCAAGGCAGAATCTATTGGAATTTCTCCCTATGCACCTGCCTTTACAATGTCAAAAGAGTTGAAGGCAGCGGCTATTGGATTCCAAAAATTGCCGGCTATGAATATCTATTGTTTGCCCTCTGTTTCGGCTTATATAGGAGCGGACATTGTTGCAGGGGTTTTTTCATGTCAATTGCAGAAGAGAAAAGAAACTACTTTACTCATTGATATTGGTACCAATGGAGAAATGGTTTTGTCTCATGAGGGGAAATTAAGTGCTTGCTCCTGCGCTGCCGGACCGGCCTTGGAAGGCATGAATATCAGCAGCGGAATGAGGGCGGCTAAAGGAGCCATTGAAGATATTGAAATAGATTCTTCGGGAATCAAATTGAAAGTCATTGAAAATGCAGAACCGGTGGGGCTTTGCGGAAGCGGGATTCTAGCCGCTACGAAAGAATTGTTGCGGAGTGGGATGGTAAAGAAAAATGGTGCGTTTATTAAAAAAACAGAGCTGGAAGAAGAGCATCCTTTGTACCATCGACTTCAAGTCAATGGAAAAAAGCGGGAGTTTCTAATAGCCGACGGCAATCAACCCATTTATATTACCCAATCGGATATTCGGCAGGTTCAATTAGCCAAAGGGGCTCTTCTGTCAGGCTTCTATGCTCTTTTGGATCAGGCGGGAATTACCATGGATCAATTAGATGAAATCATTGTAGCTGGACAATTTGGGGCACATTTGTCAGCGGATCATTTAGTCAAAACTGGGATTTTGCCCAGAGAAACGAAGCATAAAATCAGCTATGGAGGCAACACTTCTAAGACCGGAGCTTACATGGCCTTGATGGCTGTTGATACACGAAAGGCAATGGAAAAACTAGCTCAGGAAATTCAATACAAAGAATTAAGCACCCATCCTAATTATGAAAAACTTTTCAGAGATTCTCTGGAATTTCCAAAGCTAGAAGATTAA
- a CDS encoding threonine/serine exporter family protein, translating to MNSKKQVLIIAVYAGEIMLKNGAETYRVEDTITRLCYSRGFSYVETFVIPTGIFVSIDAKNTEDKMASYIKRVHERSINLHKVAMVNEFSRAFVNQDISIEEAMNQLKKIDHCSSYHIATRSFFGGVISGFFALLFQATLLEASLAFVTGLIITWFLTNLNRAKMPVFLANILGGFLLATIASFFSSFSALVDIDKIIIGAIMVMVPGVAITNAIRDSILGDLLSGLARAAEAVIIAVSIAFGVGASLQIWRLAERMIL from the coding sequence ATGAACTCGAAAAAACAAGTTTTAATCATCGCTGTTTATGCAGGAGAAATTATGTTAAAGAACGGTGCTGAAACCTACCGGGTGGAAGATACCATTACGAGGCTCTGTTATTCCAGAGGCTTTTCTTATGTAGAAACCTTTGTGATCCCTACCGGTATTTTTGTTAGTATTGATGCTAAAAACACGGAGGATAAAATGGCTTCTTATATAAAAAGGGTTCACGAAAGAAGCATCAACCTTCATAAGGTCGCTATGGTAAATGAATTTTCCAGAGCTTTTGTAAATCAAGATATTTCTATAGAAGAAGCAATGAATCAGTTAAAAAAAATTGACCATTGTTCCAGCTACCACATTGCTACCCGATCTTTTTTTGGTGGTGTGATCAGTGGTTTTTTTGCCTTGCTGTTTCAAGCTACACTTTTAGAAGCTTCCCTTGCTTTTGTCACCGGTTTGATCATTACTTGGTTTTTAACCAACCTGAATAGAGCAAAAATGCCCGTCTTCCTGGCTAATATTCTGGGTGGCTTTTTATTAGCAACCATCGCCAGCTTTTTCTCTTCTTTTTCTGCCCTCGTTGATATTGATAAGATTATCATTGGTGCCATTATGGTTATGGTTCCCGGAGTTGCTATTACTAACGCTATTCGTGATTCTATTCTGGGAGATCTACTTTCCGGATTGGCAAGAGCCGCCGAAGCTGTAATCATTGCTGTTTCCATCGCTTTTGGAGTAGGTGCTTCTTTGCAGATATGGCGGTTAGCTGAAAGGATGATCCTATGA
- a CDS encoding GTP-binding protein, translating into MKISIVSGFLGAGKTTFLTKILPLAQEKVGIIENEVGDVSIDGYAFEKDFRVTEVYGGCICCTVAKDLKKAVLYLMKEEKVEHIWIEPSGIAHLSAILKALSRIETQLEIVFDYQPVIVLVDVKDFNDYHQSMGSFYTDQIQHADIILLSRFYKEKPEEMDQIIGKLRQHNLEAFMLQEEWLTMENDLLETFLRENQLRTKKTASSLDSGQENVDSSDALEKTTLKKAKPFTQEDLRVLESKFIEKEWGEVCRAKGYLPTPEGKTIHFNYTPQRFHWEMREAVIPPAVTLIGTSLEKEAIHTYFHEKKIYDFPCQNNDMAGLPEPVIHELNLSFPQAYQESETMMHIALSVKKYTGSPHCELPFCHTVEGEALGARIRYGDETVGTRSGEAVCRSAEDLLALPPMNFTQGRISELLQACNKLAEQREQVILYLSGPLTILNTLMDARVLFKELKRKPDQMKAVFDFVRGETLRLIQEAQKNGVTLFSYGDSVGGANIIGPHLAEKIATQYTYPLMKTIDTQVLSENSMMILCPKTAYALVGTGYAQWEDFFLSAPMHYSEGCLEAVSSFNFVGQMCIKNRSFYLENRILKGLRLKECGGS; encoded by the coding sequence ATGAAAATAAGCATTGTATCTGGTTTCTTGGGTGCTGGAAAAACCACATTTTTGACAAAAATACTGCCTCTTGCGCAAGAAAAAGTAGGTATTATTGAAAATGAAGTTGGCGATGTCAGTATTGATGGATATGCATTTGAAAAAGACTTTCGCGTGACGGAGGTTTATGGTGGCTGTATTTGCTGTACCGTTGCGAAGGACCTGAAAAAGGCTGTTTTGTATCTAATGAAGGAAGAAAAAGTAGAACATATTTGGATAGAACCCTCTGGCATTGCTCATTTATCGGCTATTCTAAAAGCATTAAGCCGTATAGAAACACAATTAGAGATCGTTTTTGACTATCAGCCGGTGATTGTTTTAGTAGATGTCAAGGATTTTAATGATTACCATCAATCCATGGGAAGTTTTTATACCGATCAAATTCAACACGCTGATATCATTCTGCTAAGTCGGTTTTACAAGGAAAAACCAGAAGAGATGGATCAAATCATCGGAAAGCTTCGCCAGCATAATCTAGAAGCCTTCATGCTTCAGGAAGAGTGGTTAACCATGGAAAATGACTTGTTGGAAACCTTTCTAAGGGAAAATCAGCTAAGGACAAAGAAGACAGCCTCATCCCTGGACAGTGGGCAGGAAAACGTGGATAGTTCAGATGCGTTGGAAAAAACCACTCTTAAAAAGGCAAAACCTTTTACTCAAGAAGATTTGCGAGTGTTGGAATCAAAATTCATTGAAAAGGAATGGGGGGAGGTATGTCGGGCCAAAGGCTACTTACCCACACCAGAGGGAAAAACCATCCATTTTAATTATACGCCACAACGATTTCATTGGGAAATGAGAGAAGCTGTTATTCCTCCAGCGGTTACGTTGATTGGCACCTCCTTGGAAAAAGAAGCCATTCATACCTATTTCCATGAGAAAAAAATCTATGATTTTCCCTGTCAAAACAATGATATGGCTGGCCTTCCAGAACCAGTCATCCATGAATTAAACCTTTCTTTTCCCCAGGCTTATCAGGAAAGTGAAACCATGATGCACATTGCTTTATCCGTGAAAAAATATACAGGAAGCCCTCACTGTGAACTTCCCTTTTGCCATACTGTGGAAGGAGAAGCCCTTGGGGCGAGAATTCGATATGGAGATGAAACCGTTGGGACACGTAGTGGAGAAGCCGTATGCCGGAGCGCAGAAGACCTGTTAGCTTTGCCGCCTATGAATTTTACTCAAGGGAGAATATCGGAACTGTTACAAGCTTGTAACAAGCTGGCAGAGCAAAGAGAGCAGGTTATTCTTTACCTGTCAGGACCCCTTACTATTCTGAATACCCTTATGGATGCCCGGGTTTTATTTAAAGAACTGAAACGCAAACCAGATCAGATGAAAGCTGTTTTCGATTTTGTAAGAGGAGAAACCCTTCGGCTGATCCAAGAAGCTCAGAAAAATGGTGTGACTCTTTTTAGCTACGGAGATTCCGTTGGCGGTGCCAATATTATTGGTCCTCACTTGGCAGAAAAAATAGCTACCCAATACACCTACCCATTGATGAAAACCATCGACACTCAAGTGTTATCAGAAAACTCAATGATGATTTTATGTCCTAAAACCGCCTATGCCTTAGTAGGCACTGGATATGCCCAGTGGGAAGATTTTTTCCTATCAGCACCAATGCATTACAGTGAAGGATGCTTGGAGGCCGTATCCAGTTTTAACTTTGTGGGTCAAATGTGTATTAAAAACAGATCTTTTTACTTAGAGAATAGAATCTTGAAAGGACTTCGTCTGAAGGAATGTGGAGGATCATAG
- a CDS encoding uroporphyrinogen decarboxylase family protein, producing MKEEMTPKERVAAFSRGEAIDRVITVPDMGVTMTPFLGINADDYYHSATLMAELEIQLFKRLRHDSVSISTSLRGVAEAMGAQVGYPKNNISFLKAPAIQSEEEIHGLKPADPLKDGKLPLLIKAIELTQNAIGHEVDVSAAMSGPISVAASIIGTETLLRWMVKKPEALHEVMEVVTESNNRYIQEVAKLGVSIGFADPVSSTSLMSPKQFRAFSIPYLKKNIDEIKEKTGGAPGIHICGKSKRLWEDVVQAGISNFSIDNVEDLEEAKEIMGKEVIITGNLPPVEVLHFGSKEKIFESVKECIRKGHDSPKGYILSTGCQIPMNTPIEKIEMFMEAAWHYGKYPIQTI from the coding sequence ATGAAGGAGGAAATGACACCGAAGGAACGAGTTGCTGCCTTTTCCAGAGGCGAAGCCATCGATCGGGTGATTACGGTTCCAGATATGGGGGTGACCATGACCCCTTTTCTTGGAATCAATGCAGACGATTACTATCATTCAGCTACCTTGATGGCGGAATTGGAAATTCAATTGTTTAAGAGACTCAGACACGACTCTGTCAGCATCTCCACCAGCCTTAGGGGGGTGGCAGAAGCCATGGGTGCACAGGTAGGGTATCCTAAAAACAATATTTCTTTCTTAAAAGCACCAGCCATTCAATCAGAAGAAGAAATTCATGGTTTAAAGCCGGCAGATCCGTTAAAAGATGGCAAACTACCTTTACTGATCAAGGCCATTGAATTAACACAAAATGCCATTGGTCATGAAGTGGATGTATCGGCGGCCATGTCAGGGCCCATTAGTGTGGCTGCTTCTATTATTGGTACCGAAACGTTACTGCGGTGGATGGTAAAAAAGCCGGAAGCTTTGCATGAAGTCATGGAAGTAGTGACGGAGTCGAATAATCGATACATCCAAGAAGTAGCCAAATTAGGGGTATCCATAGGCTTTGCAGATCCTGTGTCTTCAACGAGTTTAATGAGTCCCAAACAGTTTAGAGCTTTTTCGATTCCTTATTTGAAAAAGAATATCGATGAGATAAAAGAAAAAACAGGCGGGGCTCCAGGAATCCATATTTGTGGCAAAAGCAAACGGCTTTGGGAAGATGTAGTGCAGGCAGGAATTTCAAATTTTAGTATTGATAATGTGGAAGATCTGGAAGAAGCCAAAGAAATAATGGGGAAAGAGGTCATTATTACCGGAAATCTTCCACCAGTGGAGGTACTTCACTTTGGTTCAAAAGAAAAGATTTTTGAGTCCGTAAAGGAATGCATCCGAAAAGGCCACGATTCGCCGAAAGGATATATTTTAAGCACAGGATGTCAGATACCCATGAACACACCTATTGAAAAAATAGAAATGTTTATGGAAGCAGCCTGGCATTATGGGAAATATCCTATTCAAACAATTTAG
- a CDS encoding uroporphyrinogen decarboxylase family protein, with translation MTPKSRLEAVLSREQIDRPPCICPGGMMNLVVSDLLEKSNSNFIEAHQDAKMMAEIADAVYKENCFENYGVPFCMTVEAEEMGALVDYGDNHCEPHVTHYVIQSVDDWRSLQSSKPEGGRSEVVLKALQILKEKNPEVPLIGNITGPISTASSVMEPVVFYKELRKKNSKAHEMMAFVTEKLTQFALHQVEAGADVIAISDPSGTGEIMGPKLFQEFTVPYLNQLVQSIRDKGAASIVHICGQMKQVYPQVDLVKSDVLSFDSVVAMKDAKKNLPDRLVMGNVSTFSIEFSTPDKVMSLTQNCLRSGADIISPACGLGMNSPLENVQAMLKSLKDGGR, from the coding sequence GTGACACCTAAGAGTCGTTTAGAAGCTGTTTTAAGCAGAGAGCAAATAGACCGGCCTCCCTGTATTTGTCCAGGAGGTATGATGAACCTAGTAGTGAGCGACCTGTTAGAAAAAAGCAATAGTAACTTTATAGAAGCTCATCAGGATGCAAAGATGATGGCAGAAATTGCTGATGCGGTATACAAAGAAAACTGTTTTGAGAATTATGGCGTTCCCTTTTGTATGACGGTGGAAGCCGAAGAAATGGGTGCCCTAGTAGATTATGGTGACAATCACTGTGAACCCCATGTTACTCATTATGTGATTCAATCCGTTGACGACTGGCGGTCACTTCAAAGCTCAAAACCAGAAGGTGGCAGGTCGGAAGTGGTGCTAAAGGCTTTACAAATTTTAAAAGAAAAAAATCCAGAGGTGCCGCTGATTGGAAATATTACGGGCCCTATCAGTACAGCCAGTTCTGTGATGGAGCCGGTGGTATTTTACAAAGAATTACGGAAAAAGAATTCCAAGGCTCATGAAATGATGGCCTTTGTGACAGAAAAACTGACTCAATTTGCCCTTCATCAGGTGGAAGCTGGAGCAGATGTCATTGCAATTTCAGACCCCAGCGGTACGGGCGAAATCATGGGCCCAAAACTTTTCCAAGAGTTTACGGTTCCTTATCTGAACCAGTTGGTGCAGTCGATTCGAGACAAAGGAGCCGCCAGTATTGTTCATATTTGTGGTCAGATGAAACAAGTATACCCTCAAGTAGACCTGGTGAAGAGTGATGTCCTTAGTTTTGATTCGGTGGTGGCCATGAAGGATGCGAAAAAAAACCTGCCTGATAGGTTGGTGATGGGAAATGTCAGCACCTTTTCCATTGAATTTTCAACACCGGATAAAGTCATGAGCTTAACCCAAAATTGCCTTCGTTCCGGGGCGGATATAATCTCACCGGCTTGTGGCCTTGGCATGAACTCGCCACTGGAAAATGTCCAAGCTATGTTGAAAAGCCTTAAAGATGGTGGGCGATAG
- a CDS encoding threonine/serine exporter family protein, with the protein MIYFLNFIYGFMCSVGFAVLFNVPKASVIKAGFSGGVGWAIYYSMVQLNLSVVISTLIASMGIAVLGEFFAVMEKQPATLYLVPGIIPLVPGFGVYYTMLSLLEQNYERAIQQGVEAVLIAVLIAAALTIVLSVNTYRKKRHG; encoded by the coding sequence ATGATTTATTTTCTTAATTTCATCTATGGATTTATGTGTTCTGTAGGTTTTGCCGTACTTTTTAATGTTCCCAAAGCTTCTGTTATAAAAGCTGGCTTCAGCGGTGGCGTGGGATGGGCCATTTATTATTCCATGGTTCAGCTGAATCTGTCCGTTGTTATTTCTACCCTTATTGCCTCCATGGGCATTGCCGTTCTGGGTGAATTCTTTGCTGTTATGGAAAAACAACCAGCCACCTTATATCTGGTGCCCGGCATTATTCCTTTAGTTCCTGGCTTTGGTGTTTATTATACAATGCTTTCCCTTTTAGAGCAAAACTACGAAAGAGCGATTCAACAGGGCGTGGAAGCTGTTTTAATTGCCGTCCTCATCGCTGCCGCTCTAACCATCGTTCTCTCTGTCAATACCTATCGAAAAAAGCGCCATGGATAA
- a CDS encoding flotillin family protein: protein MGPQLGVVLLTVIVVIIFGTIAAFFTRYKKCPSDKVLVVYGKVGKAGDENRSSKCIHGGASFIWPLIQSSAFLDLTPLSIEVNLQNALSKQNIRVDVPSRFTVGISTEPGVMQNAAERLLGLGLAEIQELAKDIIFGQLRLVIATMDIEEINTDRDKFLDAVSSNVETELKKIGLRLINVNVTDINDESGYIHALGKEAAAKAVNDAKKSVAEKDRDGSIGEAQARRDQRVKVAEADATAVEGENKSKITVANSEAEKREKSAEAERKASAAEKVQSAKALEEAYSAEEEAEKSRAKREKATKEADVLVHAEVQKQKLEIESEAHAEELRRTARGEADAIFSKMDAQAKGTKEMLEKQAEGYQKLVEAAGGIPEKAVMLMIAERLPELVKIQVEAIKGIQIDKVTVWDNMGGGKDGGKPATANFLSGMMQSLPPLQDVFNSAGLDLPNYLLQNKESHESPVNSNETIQDEDTENKEK, encoded by the coding sequence ATGGGTCCACAATTAGGAGTTGTGTTATTAACGGTTATTGTAGTAATTATCTTTGGGACAATCGCTGCATTCTTTACAAGGTATAAAAAGTGTCCGTCCGATAAAGTTTTAGTTGTATATGGTAAAGTAGGAAAAGCCGGAGACGAAAACAGATCTTCAAAATGCATCCATGGTGGGGCATCCTTTATATGGCCATTAATCCAGAGTTCTGCATTTTTAGATCTTACACCTTTGTCTATAGAAGTAAACCTTCAAAATGCTCTTAGTAAACAAAATATAAGGGTGGATGTCCCTTCAAGATTCACAGTGGGAATTTCAACCGAACCTGGTGTAATGCAAAACGCAGCCGAACGTCTACTAGGTTTAGGTCTTGCAGAAATCCAGGAATTAGCAAAAGATATTATTTTCGGTCAATTGCGATTAGTTATTGCAACAATGGATATTGAGGAAATAAACACAGATCGTGATAAATTTTTAGATGCTGTTTCGAGCAATGTGGAAACAGAGCTTAAAAAGATAGGACTTCGTCTAATCAATGTAAACGTAACAGATATTAACGATGAATCCGGATATATACATGCTTTAGGAAAAGAAGCGGCTGCTAAGGCTGTAAATGATGCCAAAAAGAGTGTTGCTGAAAAAGATAGAGATGGGTCTATTGGTGAAGCACAAGCCAGAAGAGATCAGAGGGTTAAAGTAGCGGAAGCAGATGCTACGGCTGTTGAAGGTGAGAATAAGTCCAAAATTACGGTCGCTAACTCTGAAGCAGAGAAAAGAGAGAAGAGTGCGGAAGCAGAAAGAAAAGCAAGTGCTGCCGAAAAGGTTCAATCTGCAAAAGCATTGGAAGAAGCTTACTCTGCTGAGGAAGAAGCTGAAAAATCCAGAGCTAAAAGAGAAAAAGCTACAAAAGAAGCCGATGTGCTTGTTCATGCAGAAGTTCAAAAACAAAAACTTGAAATTGAATCGGAAGCACATGCCGAAGAGTTACGAAGAACCGCTAGAGGTGAAGCTGACGCTATCTTCAGTAAAATGGATGCACAAGCTAAAGGAACCAAAGAAATGCTTGAGAAACAAGCCGAAGGTTACCAAAAACTTGTCGAAGCCGCAGGAGGCATTCCTGAAAAGGCCGTAATGCTTATGATCGCAGAACGACTTCCAGAGCTGGTGAAAATACAAGTAGAAGCTATTAAAGGAATACAAATTGATAAAGTAACCGTCTGGGATAACATGGGTGGCGGAAAAGATGGAGGCAAACCAGCTACTGCCAACTTTTTATCAGGAATGATGCAGTCGTTACCACCTCTGCAGGACGTATTTAACAGCGCCGGATTAGATCTGCCAAATTATCTTTTACAAAACAAAGAAAGTCATGAATCACCTGTTAATTCCAACGAAACAATTCAGGATGAAGATACAGAAAACAAGGAAAAATAA
- a CDS encoding corrinoid protein translates to MSNHMELSKEAFLKKLSDHVVEMEEEEVIETCKAYLEAGFPAFDAIMEGLVDGMNRASILFDEEEYFVTDILLCSDAMYEGLELLRPHLPEETANQIKHKGVIGVVEGDTHDIGKNLVKIMLETAGFDMIDLGRDVPLQQFVETAKQEKATFICMSTLMTTTMQGMKRVIELLEEAGIRDQVKVIVGGGPLSKKFAESIGADGYSTNAVEAVKLMKRLIQVA, encoded by the coding sequence GTGAGTAATCATATGGAATTATCAAAAGAAGCATTTCTAAAGAAATTATCAGATCATGTGGTTGAAATGGAAGAGGAAGAAGTAATAGAGACCTGTAAAGCCTATCTGGAGGCAGGATTTCCAGCCTTTGATGCCATTATGGAAGGTTTGGTAGACGGGATGAACCGCGCCAGCATCCTTTTTGATGAAGAAGAATATTTTGTAACAGACATATTACTTTGTTCCGATGCCATGTACGAAGGCTTGGAACTTTTACGACCCCATTTACCAGAAGAAACAGCCAATCAAATAAAGCATAAGGGAGTGATTGGGGTAGTGGAAGGCGATACCCATGATATAGGGAAAAATCTGGTGAAAATCATGCTGGAAACCGCAGGCTTTGATATGATAGATTTAGGCAGAGATGTCCCCTTGCAACAGTTTGTAGAAACAGCAAAACAAGAGAAAGCAACCTTTATCTGTATGTCGACCTTAATGACAACCACGATGCAGGGAATGAAAAGGGTTATTGAATTATTAGAAGAAGCTGGCATTCGGGATCAGGTCAAAGTGATTGTTGGTGGAGGCCCGCTTTCCAAAAAGTTTGCAGAGAGTATCGGTGCCGATGGGTATTCCACCAATGCGGTGGAAGCGGTGAAATTGATGAAAAGACTAATTCAAGTAGCTTGA
- a CDS encoding Na+/H+ antiporter NhaC family protein: protein MKNDINKGSFSALVPLIVFVMVYLSAGIILQIAGVPMAFYQFPAPIAAAIGVVVAFFIMKGSLDEKFDLFVKGCGSENIIIMCLIYLLAGAFSSVAEAMGGVASTVNLGLTLIPVNFIVAGVFVISAFIGISTGTSMGTVVAVGPIAVSLAEKGGLNLPMVLGALIGGAMLGDNLSIISDTTIAATRTQGVSMKDKFRANAGFVFPAAMVTLVVMLVLGRPDQLPEAEQYHYHLIKILPYLFVLGAALKGINVFAVLTGGIVIAGGIGLFYGDFTGLSFVQTTYEGFTGMIDIFLLSMLTGGLAHMVSEKGGLEWIIYNIRSKIKGKKSAELGIGCLAGLTNMATANNTVAILISGKLAKEISNEFDVDPRRSASLLDVCACTVQGLIPYGAQLLVVASFTDGLISPVEIIPYNWYFGILLFFIGLSILTPFGKGYIRKVPFQQPEA, encoded by the coding sequence ATGAAAAACGACATCAATAAAGGTAGTTTTAGTGCCTTAGTGCCATTAATTGTATTTGTAATGGTATATTTGAGTGCAGGTATTATTTTGCAGATCGCTGGAGTGCCCATGGCTTTTTATCAGTTCCCAGCACCTATTGCAGCGGCTATTGGGGTGGTAGTGGCCTTTTTTATTATGAAAGGTTCTTTAGATGAGAAATTTGACCTTTTTGTGAAAGGCTGCGGTAGTGAAAACATCATTATTATGTGTCTGATTTATCTCTTGGCAGGTGCATTTTCTTCTGTAGCTGAAGCTATGGGAGGCGTAGCTTCAACGGTCAACTTAGGATTGACGCTGATTCCTGTTAATTTCATTGTAGCCGGTGTCTTTGTCATATCTGCTTTTATTGGAATTTCTACTGGAACATCCATGGGAACCGTTGTGGCGGTTGGACCTATTGCTGTATCACTGGCAGAAAAAGGTGGCCTTAATTTACCGATGGTCTTGGGTGCTTTAATTGGTGGGGCAATGCTGGGAGATAATTTATCGATTATTTCCGATACTACTATTGCGGCAACCAGAACCCAAGGGGTTTCGATGAAGGATAAGTTTAGAGCAAATGCAGGGTTTGTTTTCCCGGCTGCCATGGTTACCTTAGTGGTAATGCTTGTACTGGGAAGGCCGGATCAATTGCCAGAAGCGGAACAGTATCACTATCACCTCATAAAAATTCTGCCGTATTTATTTGTACTAGGAGCGGCCTTAAAAGGAATCAACGTTTTTGCCGTCCTCACCGGAGGCATTGTGATTGCAGGAGGAATTGGCTTATTTTATGGAGATTTTACAGGATTAAGCTTTGTGCAGACAACTTATGAAGGATTTACAGGAATGATCGATATTTTTCTTCTTTCTATGTTAACGGGTGGTCTGGCTCATATGGTTTCGGAAAAAGGTGGTCTGGAATGGATTATTTATAATATTCGTTCTAAAATCAAAGGGAAAAAAAGCGCCGAATTGGGTATTGGATGTCTGGCAGGCCTTACCAATATGGCCACAGCTAATAATACCGTAGCCATTTTAATTAGTGGTAAACTGGCAAAAGAAATATCAAATGAGTTTGATGTGGATCCTCGTCGGTCAGCTTCTTTGCTGGACGTATGCGCTTGTACGGTACAGGGCTTAATCCCTTATGGGGCCCAGTTGTTGGTAGTAGCAAGCTTTACGGATGGGCTGATCAGCCCGGTGGAAATTATTCCTTATAATTGGTATTTTGGGATTCTTTTATTTTTTATTGGGCTGTCTATCCTGACTCCTTTTGGAAAAGGATATATTCGAAAAGTGCCTTTCCAGCAACCAGAAGCCTAA
- a CDS encoding DUF6054 family protein — MAKYEHTLTGDFDEVLQQLENDISGNGISMNLVDASTYSCGDINIVTRVYDKFFMRNKSRASLSLTIVDDGMNIFVSAIGAGGGQGAIFNFDWGIESEMVAIVKESLNRINQTSKEEVI; from the coding sequence ATGGCAAAATACGAACATACACTAACAGGTGATTTTGATGAAGTGCTTCAACAATTAGAAAATGATATTAGTGGTAATGGAATCTCCATGAACTTGGTGGATGCAAGTACTTACAGTTGTGGAGATATTAACATTGTAACCCGAGTGTATGACAAGTTTTTTATGCGAAACAAAAGCAGGGCAAGCTTAAGTTTGACTATTGTTGATGATGGAATGAATATTTTTGTTTCTGCAATAGGAGCGGGGGGAGGACAAGGGGCTATTTTCAACTTCGACTGGGGCATAGAAAGCGAAATGGTAGCAATAGTTAAAGAAAGCTTGAATCGAATAAATCAAACTTCGAAGGAGGAGGTCATTTGA